One genomic window of Halorhabdus sp. CBA1104 includes the following:
- a CDS encoding ribonuclease J, giving the protein MEIEIATIGGYEAVGRQMTAVRAGEDVVIFDMGLNLSKVLIHDNVETERMHSLDLIDMGAIPDDRVMSEIEGDVKAIVPTHGHLDHIGAISKLAHRYDAPIMATPFTIELVKQQIQGEEKFGVENDLVKMDAGATTSIGDDGVELEFVNVTHSIIDAINPVLHTPEGAVVYGLDKRMDHDPVVGDPIDMDRFREIGEEGVLCYIEDCTNAQKKGRTPSESVARRHLKDVIYSMEDYDGGIVATTFSSHIARVKSLVEFAEDIGRKPVLLGRSMEKYSGTAERLDFVEFPDDLGMYGHRKSVDRTFKRIMSEGKENFLPIVTGHQGEPRAMLTRMGRGDTPYELEEGDKVIFSARVIPEPTNEGQRYQSETLLRMQGARIYDEVHVSGHLNREGHYEMLDALQPENLIPAHQDMEGFAPYVDLAEGEGYEMGEDLHVTRNGNVITLVE; this is encoded by the coding sequence ATGGAAATCGAGATTGCCACCATCGGCGGCTACGAAGCAGTGGGACGACAGATGACTGCGGTGCGAGCGGGCGAGGACGTCGTGATTTTCGACATGGGCCTGAACCTCTCGAAGGTCCTGATCCACGACAACGTCGAGACCGAGCGGATGCACAGCTTGGATCTGATCGATATGGGCGCGATCCCCGACGATCGCGTCATGAGCGAGATCGAAGGCGACGTCAAGGCCATCGTGCCGACCCACGGTCACCTCGACCACATCGGCGCGATCAGCAAGCTGGCCCACCGCTACGACGCCCCGATCATGGCGACGCCCTTTACGATCGAGCTCGTCAAACAGCAGATCCAGGGCGAAGAGAAGTTCGGTGTCGAGAACGACCTCGTGAAGATGGACGCCGGCGCGACCACGTCGATCGGCGACGACGGTGTCGAACTCGAATTCGTCAACGTCACCCACTCGATCATCGACGCGATCAACCCGGTCCTCCACACGCCCGAGGGCGCAGTCGTCTACGGGCTGGACAAGCGCATGGACCACGATCCGGTCGTCGGCGACCCGATCGACATGGATCGGTTCCGGGAGATCGGCGAGGAAGGCGTCCTCTGTTATATCGAGGACTGTACCAACGCCCAGAAGAAAGGGCGGACGCCGAGTGAATCCGTCGCGCGCCGACACCTCAAAGACGTCATCTACAGCATGGAGGACTACGACGGTGGGATCGTCGCGACGACGTTCTCCAGCCACATCGCACGCGTAAAGAGTCTCGTCGAGTTCGCCGAAGACATCGGCCGCAAACCAGTTCTGCTGGGCCGATCGATGGAGAAATACTCCGGAACGGCCGAACGGCTCGACTTCGTGGAATTCCCGGACGATCTGGGGATGTACGGCCACCGGAAATCCGTCGACCGGACGTTCAAGCGAATTATGAGCGAAGGCAAAGAGAACTTCCTGCCGATCGTCACCGGCCACCAGGGCGAACCGCGCGCGATGCTGACCCGGATGGGTCGTGGCGACACGCCCTACGAGCTCGAAGAAGGCGACAAGGTCATCTTCTCGGCCCGCGTCATCCCCGAGCCGACCAACGAGGGCCAGCGCTACCAAAGCGAGACGCTCCTCCGGATGCAGGGGGCCCGCATCTACGACGAGGTCCACGTCTCGGGCCACCTCAACCGCGAAGGCCACTACGAGATGCTCGATGCCCTCCAGCCCGAGAATCTCATCCCGGCCCACCAAGACATGGAAGGGTTCGCGCCGTACGTCGACCTCGCCGAGGGCGAGGGCTACGAGATGGGCGAGGACCTGCACGTGACCCGAAACGGTAACGTGATCACGCTGGTCGAATAA
- a CDS encoding isopentenyl phosphate kinase: MTTILKLGGSVITEKDTPETVDEAALTRATDAIADSGVEDLVIVHGGGSFGHHHADRYGVSATSGTSDAAGVYAIHDAMRRLDDAVVAALQSAGVPAVPVDPFSVASRDEDGKTTLPTDGIERIRGEGFVPVLFGDVVVQTGVGATILSGDEIAVMLAHSLSADRIGLCSSVPGVLDDSGTVIDRIDEFGAVAAAVGDSEATDVTGGMAGKVQALLDVSTPASIFGPDALSAFLGGERPGTLIGGGE; this comes from the coding sequence GTGACGACCATTCTCAAGCTCGGCGGGAGCGTCATCACGGAGAAGGACACCCCCGAGACCGTCGACGAAGCGGCCCTGACAAGGGCGACCGATGCCATCGCCGACAGCGGCGTCGAAGACCTCGTGATCGTCCACGGCGGCGGGAGCTTCGGTCACCATCACGCCGACCGCTACGGTGTAAGTGCCACAAGCGGGACCAGCGACGCGGCGGGCGTCTACGCGATCCACGACGCCATGCGACGACTCGACGACGCGGTCGTCGCGGCGCTGCAGTCGGCCGGCGTCCCGGCGGTCCCGGTCGACCCGTTCTCGGTCGCCTCCCGGGACGAGGACGGGAAGACGACGCTCCCCACGGACGGCATCGAACGCATTCGTGGCGAGGGGTTCGTCCCGGTGTTGTTCGGTGACGTAGTCGTCCAAACCGGCGTGGGGGCAACGATCCTGAGCGGCGACGAGATCGCCGTCATGCTCGCCCACTCGCTTTCGGCCGACCGGATCGGCCTTTGTTCGAGCGTGCCGGGTGTGCTCGACGACTCAGGGACGGTGATCGACCGTATCGACGAATTTGGGGCCGTCGCCGCGGCCGTCGGCGACAGCGAGGCGACCGACGTCACCGGCGGCATGGCCGGGAAAGTCCAGGCGCTGCTGGACGTATCCACCCCGGCTTCGATCTTTGGTCCCGATGCGCTGTCGGCGTTTCTGGGTGGCGAACGCCCGGGGACGCTGATCGGCGGCGGCGAGTGA
- the mvk gene encoding mevalonate kinase — protein sequence MVTASAPGKVYLFGEHAVVYGEPAVPCAIERRASVTATERDDDALRVYAGDLTLDGFTVEYSGDAAGRPDIDVEQPLLDAAMGYINEAIEQARDAAGHPEAGFDVTIDSAIPLGAGLGSSAAVVVAAIDAATRELGTQLAAEDIADRAYQVELAVQDGEASRADTFCSAMGGAVRVEGDDCRQLTDVPNLPFVIGYDGGSGDTGALVSDVRALRQKYDFATDTVGAIGDLVRQGEAAIATGDLAELGRLMDVNHGLLSALGVSARSLDSMVWAAREAGALGAKLTGAGGGGCIVALDETEATKRALDYTPGCEEAFRAELDTDGVRVEDQ from the coding sequence ATGGTTACAGCGAGCGCGCCGGGGAAGGTGTATCTATTCGGCGAGCACGCCGTCGTCTACGGCGAACCTGCCGTCCCCTGTGCGATCGAGCGCCGAGCCTCGGTGACGGCGACCGAACGAGACGACGACGCGTTACGGGTCTACGCAGGGGATCTAACCCTGGACGGATTCACCGTCGAGTACAGCGGCGACGCGGCCGGGCGGCCAGACATCGACGTCGAACAACCCTTGCTGGACGCCGCAATGGGCTACATCAACGAAGCGATCGAGCAAGCACGGGACGCCGCCGGGCACCCCGAAGCCGGCTTCGACGTCACGATCGATAGTGCAATCCCACTCGGTGCCGGGTTGGGTTCGTCAGCGGCAGTCGTCGTCGCGGCGATCGACGCCGCTACTCGGGAACTTGGCACCCAACTTGCAGCCGAAGACATCGCCGATCGTGCCTATCAGGTCGAGCTCGCGGTCCAAGACGGCGAGGCGTCGCGTGCGGACACCTTCTGTTCGGCGATGGGCGGAGCCGTCCGGGTCGAAGGTGACGACTGCCGACAGCTCACAGACGTCCCGAATCTACCGTTTGTAATCGGCTACGACGGTGGATCGGGTGACACCGGCGCGCTCGTTTCGGATGTCCGCGCGCTGCGCCAAAAGTACGACTTCGCCACAGACACAGTGGGCGCGATCGGGGACCTCGTTCGTCAGGGCGAGGCTGCAATCGCCACAGGGGATCTGGCGGAACTCGGCCGCCTCATGGACGTCAACCACGGGCTCCTCTCGGCACTCGGTGTCTCGGCCCGCTCGCTGGATTCGATGGTCTGGGCAGCCCGCGAGGCGGGCGCGCTGGGGGCGAAACTCACCGGGGCTGGCGGCGGTGGCTGTATCGTCGCACTGGACGAGACGGAGGCGACGAAACGGGCACTCGATTACACGCCTGGGTGTGAGGAGGCATTCCGGGCGGAACTGGACACCGACGGTGTCCGGGTGGAAGACCAATGA
- a CDS encoding DUF5518 domain-containing protein, with protein sequence MAEGNTFLNALLGAVATTILAFVPFSPLLGGAVAGYLQGGDQSSAITVGALAGLFAAIPLVFVFVVLGSIIPFLPSFGVPGSISALLGIFALLAVFALLAYSVGMSALGGLLGRYVATETDVEI encoded by the coding sequence ATGGCCGAAGGAAACACCTTCCTCAATGCGTTGCTCGGGGCAGTCGCGACGACGATCTTGGCGTTCGTTCCGTTCTCGCCGTTGCTGGGTGGTGCCGTCGCGGGCTATCTGCAAGGCGGCGACCAGTCCAGCGCGATAACAGTCGGAGCTCTAGCTGGGTTGTTCGCGGCGATTCCACTCGTGTTCGTCTTCGTGGTGCTGGGCTCGATCATCCCGTTTCTCCCGTCGTTCGGCGTTCCCGGGTCGATATCAGCCCTGCTCGGTATCTTCGCGCTTCTGGCTGTCTTCGCCTTGCTCGCCTATTCGGTGGGGATGAGCGCACTCGGTGGTCTCCTCGGCCGATACGTCGCCACCGAAACTGACGTCGAGATCTAA
- the idsA3 gene encoding geranylfarnesyl diphosphate synthase — MTDTDDSAAVMEAIEWRRGQVNEAIPENLPVVEPTKLYEASRYLLDAGGKRLRPTILLLAAESLADVSPRSQPYRNFPTAGDNLDMMSAAVSIEIIQSFTLIHDDIMDDDAMRRGVPAVHEAYDLSTAILAGDTLYAKAFENMLETGATGDRSVRALSELATTCTQICEGQSLDIEFESYDAVTTDEYLEMVELKTAVLYAAAASIPAILMGQEDKIDALYQYGLNIGRGFQIQDDLLDLTTPSEKLGKQRGSDLVEGKRTIITVHARQQGVDVDGLVPEDDVEAVEEETIEAAVAELEAAGSIDFARETAEGLIQDGKDNLDVLPDNEARNLLEGIADFLIEREY, encoded by the coding sequence ATGACGGATACCGACGACTCGGCCGCGGTGATGGAGGCCATCGAGTGGCGTCGCGGGCAGGTCAACGAGGCCATTCCGGAGAATCTCCCGGTCGTCGAGCCAACGAAACTCTACGAGGCTTCACGGTATCTGCTCGACGCCGGCGGCAAACGCCTCCGGCCGACGATCCTGCTGCTCGCAGCGGAATCACTCGCCGACGTGTCCCCACGGAGTCAGCCCTATCGCAACTTTCCGACGGCCGGCGACAACCTCGACATGATGTCCGCGGCAGTGAGCATCGAGATCATCCAGTCGTTTACGCTCATCCACGACGACATCATGGACGACGACGCCATGCGCCGTGGCGTCCCCGCCGTCCACGAAGCGTACGATCTCTCGACGGCGATTCTCGCGGGCGATACGCTCTACGCGAAGGCCTTCGAGAACATGCTCGAAACCGGGGCGACCGGGGATCGGTCGGTCCGCGCGTTGTCTGAACTGGCCACCACCTGCACGCAGATCTGTGAAGGCCAGTCACTGGACATCGAGTTCGAATCTTACGACGCGGTGACGACCGACGAGTACCTGGAGATGGTCGAACTCAAGACGGCGGTCCTCTATGCCGCCGCGGCCTCGATCCCCGCAATCCTGATGGGCCAAGAGGACAAAATCGACGCGCTCTACCAGTATGGGCTGAACATCGGACGGGGCTTTCAGATCCAGGACGACCTGCTCGATCTGACGACGCCATCCGAAAAACTGGGCAAACAGCGGGGCAGCGACCTCGTGGAGGGAAAACGGACGATCATCACTGTCCACGCCCGCCAGCAGGGCGTCGACGTGGACGGGCTCGTCCCCGAAGACGACGTGGAAGCGGTCGAGGAGGAGACTATCGAAGCCGCCGTCGCGGAACTGGAGGCCGCCGGCAGCATCGACTTCGCGCGTGAGACGGCCGAGGGGCTCATTCAAGACGGCAAGGACAACCTCGACGTGCTGCCAGACAACGAGGCACGGAACTTACTCGAAGGGATCGCGGACTTCCTGATCGAACGCGAATACTGA